The Christensenella timonensis DNA segment CGCTTCGCCGATTTCTCCGCGGCCGGAACCCAGAAGGCCGGTAATGCCGAGCACATCCCCTTCGCACAGCGTGAAACTGACGTCGGAAAATTCCCCGGTACGCTCCAAGTCCCGTACCTCGAGGATTTTTCTTTCCTTTTGCTGCGGGCGGTAGAAAACGTCTTCAATTTCCCTGCCCGTCATTGCTTTGACAAAGCGCGCGCGGTCGAATTCGTTGATGGGGCCGTCCGCCACGTTTTCGCCGTTGCGCAGGATGGTGAGCGTCTGGGCGATGTCGTATACCTCGTCCAGTTTATGGTTAACGATGAGTACCGCAATCCCCTGGGATTGCAGCATTTTGATGATTTCGAATAATTTCGCAACTTCTTTTGCAGTTAGGGCCGTAGTCGGCTCGTCCATGATGACCAGTTTTGCGTCATTTAAAAGCGCACGGCAGATGGCGACCATCTGTCTGTTCGCTACGGACAAGCGTTCCACCAAAACGTCAAGCGGGATCTTTGCGCCGATTTTTTCCATCGCTTGTTTGGCGATACTGCGCACGTCTTTCCAATTGACAATTTTTTTACCGGAATTGAGTTCACTGTTAAGAGCGATATTTTCAGCGACGGTCATGTTCGGAAAAACTGAAAAGTCCTGATAAATGACCTGGATGCCCATTTTGATCGCTTCCATGGGCGTCAATGATTTGAATGTTTTTCCGTCGATGTAGATCTCACCTTCGTCGGCGTCGTGAGCGCCGGAAATGACTTTGATCAGCGTGGATTTGCCGCAGCCGTTTTCTCCGGCCAGGCAGCGAACCTCGCCTTTATTGATCGTCAGGTCAACGCCTTTTAAAGCCTTTACACCGCCAAAGGATTTTTTGATTCCTGTTACTTTCAAGAATACCTCTGACATGATCTTGTCCACCTTTCCCCCGTTATCATATGCAAGGCTCCCCTTTTCGGGGGAGCCCAACATACTTTATTAAAGATTCGTTGTGTCTTAGAAGTTGTACAGCGGATCGTCCACGTTGGATTTGTCAACGTCGATCCAAGCCTGTGCAAGCAGGGTCTTGTCGTTTGCACTGTCAAGCGCCAGCTTCTCGTAGCCCTGTACCGTCAGCGCTGTGCCGGCACCGATCTCTTCGCCGTTCAAGATACGCAGAGCCAGTTCATTCATCGCGTAACCAGCAGCAGCCGGATCCCAGAAGGAGATCATGTCGATGACGCCGTCACGTACATATTTACCGGAAACGGATACGAGGGACGTACCAACGATATGCACCTTGCCGGTCATACCCATTTCGTCAACCGCCCTTGCGATACCGGCCGGGTCAGCCATGGAAGAACCCTGGAAGCCTGTGATGTTGGCATTTGCCGTCAGGGCTTCTTTGGTCTTGTTGTAAGCTTGTTCCTGGTCTTCTGCGGACTCGATCTTGTCCATAGCCAGTTTCATGTCAGGATAGTTCTGCTCCTGGTAAGCGATGGAAGAATCCACCCAGGTGTTGTGGGAAGCGGATGTCAGATAGCCAACCATCATCGCGTACTCACCCTTTTCGCCCATGAGCTCTGCCAGCTTCATCATGAAGTGCTCGCCGTAAGCAACGTTGTCAAACGCTTCGATGTCCCAGTCAACGTTCGTCATGCCAGCAGCCTCGTGCGAAATAACTACGATACCGGCATCTTTTGCCCTTTTCAGGACTTCTTCAAGGGACGTCGGGTCGTTCGGAACCACGCAGATCGCGTCTACGCCAGCGGCGATCGCTTCTTCCACATACTGGGCCTGCTGGGCAGCGTCGGCTTCAGCCGGGCCGTTCTGGTAAGCGTCTACGCCCGTATCGGCAGCGAACTGCTTAACGCCTTCGTCCATTCTCTGGAACCAGGCAAGGCCCGTTGCTTTGGGGATCGTAACGATCGTGTAGTCCGTCTTGAGTTCCTTCAGGGACGCATGGTCTCCGGGAACGATCTGGTCGCTTGCCGGCGCTGCGGACGCGGATTCGCTTGCAGCAGCCGATTCGCTTGCAGCGGGCGTTGCGGATTCACTTGCAGCAGCCGATTCGCTCGGAGCTGCGGATTCGCTTGCAGCAGGAGCCGGGCTCGAGCATGCGAACAGTGAGAACACCATTACCACAGCAAGAACTGCGATGACAATTTTTTTCATTTTTGTTTCCTCCTAGGTTTTTATACATTTCGTTTTCACGAAAAACTTATTTAAAATCTTTTTGATCTTTCATTTTTAAAGTGAGATTGCGATATCTATTCAACACTTAGTTTAGTAAACGATTGATTGTTTTTATTAAAACTACCACTTACGTTTAGCATTGTCAAGTCGTTTCCAGTGGTAAACTACTAAACAAATTGCCTTTGCGAAAAGAAAAACACTTTGTGAACAAAATGCTACCGGTTTTTCTTTTTATCTTCATATTTTTGTAAAAAAATAACGTCTGCTTTGTACATGTTTTTATATATACCCTGTTTTCCACAAAATATTCATTTTTCTGTTTTAAATCGTATCCATATACCGCCCGGCAATTTTATTTCCTTATAATAATAGAAACATTCACAAAGTCATACGATAACTATTGACAGTCATATGACCGCATACTATAATGAGGGTGTCTTAAGACAGGGGGATTATGATATAATGAATCCCATCGGCACAAACGAAAATTTGTATCCACTCGAAAGGAGCACCAGCGTGTTAACAATCAAGCATTTTACCAAAAGCTACAAAGGCGGCAAAAAGGCGGTCGACGACCTGTCGCTTACCGTAGAGGACGGAGATATCTACGGGTTTATCGGCCATAACGGCGCAGGTAAAACGACGACCATCAAAGCTGTGGTCGGCATTTTGGATTTTGACGGCGGCCAGATCGAAATAGACGGCATGTCCATCAAGGAACAGCCCGTGGAATGCAAGCGGATTACGGCTTATATCCCGGACAACCCTGATCTTTACGACAGCCTCACCGGCATCCAGTACCTGAATTTTATCGGCGATATTTTTGCGATCCCCAAAGCGGAACGCGAGGCGCTGGTGAAGCAATACGCCGACCTTTTTGAAATCACAGTAAGCTTAGGCGACCTCATCTCTTCTTATTCCCACGGGATGAAGCAGAAGCTGGCCCTGATCTCCGCCCTCATCCACAAGCCGAAGCTGCTTGTTTTAGACGAACCGTTCGTGGGCCTTGACCCCAAAGCTGCGCACACAGTGAAACAGATCATGCGTGAGATGTGCGAAAACGGCAGCGCGATCTTCTTTTCCACGCATGTGCTGGAGGTGGCGGAAAAGCTGTGCAACAAGATCGCCATCATCAAGAACGGCAAGCTCCTGCGCGCGGGAACGATCGAGGAAGTCAAGGGCGACGAAAGCCTGGAAGACGTATTTTTGGAGTTAATCGATGAATAATCTTGGTTTATTATTAAAAACATATACGCGCACTTCGTTTGGCTTTAACAAGGCGAAGTATTCGCACGATAAAAAGGCAAAGTCAAAAGGTATGACCGTGCTCCTTACCTTCTGTTATATTATGATCGTTTTTGCCGTATTCGGCATGTGTATCGGTATGATGGACAGCCTTTCTGCGATCCACGCAGAATACATCGTTCTAAACATCATCATGATGGCCGCTTCCATTATGACGCTGTTTACGACGATCTATAAGGTAAACGGTACGCTGTTCGGGTTTGGCGATTATGATATGCTAATGTCGCTGCCCATCAAGACGGGCACGCTGATCACGAGCAGGATCCTGATCCTTTACGGGCTTAACTTCCTGTTTGTCTTAGGCGTTATGGTTCCCGCGGCCGTTGCCTACGCGATCATTGCCCAGCCTGCGGCTGCGTTTTATCCGCTTTACATTGTGATGATGCTGGCCACGCCCCTGCTGCCCATTATCATCGCTACGGTGATCGGCACACTGGTTGCGACGGCGGCCTCCCGCTTCAAGCGTAAAAACGGTATGAACGTTATTTTGACGGTCGCCGCATTTATAGTCTTCATGGTCGTATGGATGGGCTTCTGGACAAATTCCGGCGATATCATCGTCAATTTCGCGGACATCGGCGGTTCCATCAATCAGGTACTGATGAATATCTATCCCCTGGTCGGTTTGTTTGGAAGTGCGGTAGCGGATTTCAACATTCTTTCCTTCCTGCTCTTCCTGCTGATTTCGTTGGGCGCGTTCGCTGTCTTTGTGGTTGTGATCGCCAAGCTGTTCAAAAAGATCAACACTTCCATTACTACCACGCGTACGGCATCGAACTACAAGATGACGGAGCTGAAAACGGCTTCGCCAAAAAAAGCGCTTTACAAGAGGGAAATGAAACGGTATCTTTCCTCTTCGCGGTACGTCCTCAATACCGCGGTCGGTCCGCTTCTGCTGATCGTGTTCGGCATCATCCTGCTGGTTTCGGGCGTTGACGGTTTCGGCGTCTATTCGGAGATACCGCAGTTTTCGACGCTGGTCGCGGTCGCCGCCCCGATGGGAATCTCGTTCTTTTTGGTCATTGCCTCTCCGTCGGCTTCCTCCGTTTCGCTTGAAGGAAGGAACCTGTGGATCGTGCGTTCGCTGCCTGTGGACACGCGGCTGGTGTTAAAGGCCAAGATCAACGTGACGATGACGCTTTTCTACCCGTCGGTGATCATTTGCGGCACGCTGTTTAACCTCGCGGTCAAGCCCGACCTTCCGCTGGCGATCGGCATGTACCTGATTCCGCTTGCGTACAGCTATTTCGCGGCGCTGCTCGGCCTCAAGTGCAACCTCAATTCTCCAAATTTTGACTGGACGAACGAGGTGACGGTCGTCAAGCAGAGCAAGCCGGTCCTGATCACCATGCTGGCCGGTATGCTGCTCACCATCGTCCCCGCGTTCCTCGCCCTTTTCATGGGGCCGGTCATTATGCTCATCATGTTTGTGGCGGTCACGGCATTGGACATCGTCTTGTACCGCAACCTGATGACCAAAGGCGTAAAACAATTTGAAAGTTTCTGATACACTTATGGCTTAGGCCGTCCCAAACCCGGGGCGGCCTTTTCAGGAGTGCTCCTGCCATGTTAAAAGAACTCGCCCTTTCCAAAACAGTATACGAATACGGATTTTGCGCCCTGGCATGCAGTCGCATCCAACAATAAATATGATGCCCGTTTAAAGACGATCGAAACCATGATTGAAGCCATCGAAAACAGGTTATAAATTGGCCATGGAATATTTTTCCTGCAAACGGAACGCCCGTTCACTTTAGGAAACGGCGTTATCCATTTGTTTGAAACATATTTACTATTCCATGCGAAACGTTTACGCTTATGTTACATCCGGTATATTCATTTCGCAGCCAAGTTTTTGACGAACGAGGGCAGGCCCTATGGCAACGAAAAAGCTTCGATTGTTTGACGCTATCCTCGCGGCAGTGTGTATTGTGCTCACGATCGACGCAGTCGCGCCGGCAGCCGCGATCGGCAATTCCCAGTATTTTTGGTGGATCCTTCTTCTCTTGGGATTCTTTATTCCCTATGGCCTCGTCAACGCGGAGCTGGGGACGGCCTATGAGGATGAGGGAGGACTGTGCGACTGGGTCAAACGCGCCTTTGGCATCCGTACCGGTTCGCGGGCGGCATTTTATTACTGGATCAACTTCCCCATTTGGGTAACTTCCACACTCGTGATGTTTACACAGGTTTTTACCGCGGCGACAGGGATTCCCGTACCGCCCCTGACCGCGCTCTTTGTGCAACTGGGCGTAGTATGGCTGGTGATCTTCCTCTCCAACTACCGCATCAGCGAAAGCAAATGGCTGGTGAATATCGGCGCGCTTTTAAAGACCGGCCTCATCCTTCTGCTGGGCTGCCTGGGCATATACGCGGCGCTCACGCGCGGGGTCGCCAATCCCGCAAATTCCTTTGCTGATTTTCTTCCCAGCGCCTCCGGGCTTTCGTATATTTCCATTATCATCTTCAACTTCATCGGCTTTGAGGTGGTCACCACCTATGCCAGCGACATGCAGAACGCAAAAAAAGAGATCCCGCGAGCTATCATTTTGAGCGGCATCCTCATTACTGCGTTCTATTTATTTGCCTCTTTTGGGATCGGCGTAGCCATCCCCACAGCCGAACTTTCCAAAGCCAGCGGCTTTATCGACAGCCTACGCATCCTCCTTGGGTCTACCGGCGGTATCCTGCTCGTCACCTGCGGCGCGCTTTTTATGTTCACGCTCGTCACCAACATGATGACCTGGTCGCTGGGCGTCAATTATGTGACCCAGCATGCGGCGCAATATGGGACGCTTCCAAAATTCCTTGCCAGCAAAAGCAAAAAGCAAAAAATGCCGCTGGGAGCGAACATCACCAATGGAGTGATCATCACCATCATGCTGGTCGCCGCCGCTATCCTCGAGCTTTCCGGCAGCGGCACGGACGTATTCTGGATGTTCTTTGCGCTCAATGTCGATTTGCTGCTTGCATGTTACCTGTTTTTATTCCCTTCTTTCTGGAAACTGCGCAAGATCAATCCCGACCGGGCCCGGCCTTACCGCGTCAAGGGCGGGAAAGTCCGCATTTTCCTGACGGCGCTGATTCCCTTTGCGCTTTTGTGTATGACGCTTTTCTTCACTTTCTTCGACCAGCAGCCGGACGGCTCGCTCGCCGTCAACCTGCCGATCGTCATTGGGGTGGCGATCGCTGTAGCCGTGGGAGAGATTGTCGCCTGGCACAGCATCTCCAAATACAGGAAAAAACAGGCCGCGGCAAAATCTGCGCAGCCTGTGGAATGAGTTTTGCTTTTTTTCACCAGGGGCGGCTTATTTTTGGGGCAGGACTTCCATCCAGTAGCCGTCCGGGTCTTCGATGAAATAGATCCCCATGGCCTCGTTTTCAAAACAGATACAACCCATTTCCTGATGCAGCTTATGCGCCGCCTCGTAATCGTCCGTTTCAAAGGCCAGGTGTATCTCGTTATCCCCCAGGTCATACGGGGTGTCTTTTTCCCGCAGCCATGTGAGCTCCAACTGGTGCGGCGCCTGCTCGTTCGCCAAATATACGATGGTAAAGCTTCCGTCCCCCGCTTCCTTGCGGCGCACTTCTTTTAAGCCCAGCGCCTTTTCATAAAATGCAAGGGACTTCTGCAAGTCGAATACGTTTAAATTATTGTGGATCATTTTGAACTTCATCTCAGCTGTTCTCCCCTACTTTACGTCCGTATGCTTTTTTACCCTCTTCCACCGCTTCGTCTATACAAACGTCTTCCGGCAATACGGAGGTACAGTGCGGGCAGCGCGTCGCGTCGTCCGCGATCTCGCCTTTACAGTACGGGCATAAGCGCGGCGCCTTTTCCGGCTCCGGTTCCGGCTTCCTGTTTAAGCTGTTGAGCCCCTTGATCAGCAGGAAAATTACCAGTGCGATGATCAGGAAATTAATGACCGCATTGATAAACGCCCCAATCTGTATTGCCGCGCCCGCCGGGTCTGCACTGAGCGGAATCTTCAGATTGGAAAAATCCATCATGCCTCCGGTCACCAGGCCGATGATCGGGTTGAGGATGTTTTCT contains these protein-coding regions:
- a CDS encoding VOC family protein, giving the protein MKFKMIHNNLNVFDLQKSLAFYEKALGLKEVRRKEAGDGSFTIVYLANEQAPHQLELTWLREKDTPYDLGDNEIHLAFETDDYEAAHKLHQEMGCICFENEAMGIYFIEDPDGYWMEVLPQK
- a CDS encoding putative ABC transporter permease subunit codes for the protein MNNLGLLLKTYTRTSFGFNKAKYSHDKKAKSKGMTVLLTFCYIMIVFAVFGMCIGMMDSLSAIHAEYIVLNIIMMAASIMTLFTTIYKVNGTLFGFGDYDMLMSLPIKTGTLITSRILILYGLNFLFVLGVMVPAAVAYAIIAQPAAAFYPLYIVMMLATPLLPIIIATVIGTLVATAASRFKRKNGMNVILTVAAFIVFMVVWMGFWTNSGDIIVNFADIGGSINQVLMNIYPLVGLFGSAVADFNILSFLLFLLISLGAFAVFVVVIAKLFKKINTSITTTRTASNYKMTELKTASPKKALYKREMKRYLSSSRYVLNTAVGPLLLIVFGIILLVSGVDGFGVYSEIPQFSTLVAVAAPMGISFFLVIASPSASSVSLEGRNLWIVRSLPVDTRLVLKAKINVTMTLFYPSVIICGTLFNLAVKPDLPLAIGMYLIPLAYSYFAALLGLKCNLNSPNFDWTNEVTVVKQSKPVLITMLAGMLLTIVPAFLALFMGPVIMLIMFVAVTALDIVLYRNLMTKGVKQFESF
- a CDS encoding APC family permease, with product MATKKLRLFDAILAAVCIVLTIDAVAPAAAIGNSQYFWWILLLLGFFIPYGLVNAELGTAYEDEGGLCDWVKRAFGIRTGSRAAFYYWINFPIWVTSTLVMFTQVFTAATGIPVPPLTALFVQLGVVWLVIFLSNYRISESKWLVNIGALLKTGLILLLGCLGIYAALTRGVANPANSFADFLPSASGLSYISIIIFNFIGFEVVTTYASDMQNAKKEIPRAIILSGILITAFYLFASFGIGVAIPTAELSKASGFIDSLRILLGSTGGILLVTCGALFMFTLVTNMMTWSLGVNYVTQHAAQYGTLPKFLASKSKKQKMPLGANITNGVIITIMLVAAAILELSGSGTDVFWMFFALNVDLLLACYLFLFPSFWKLRKINPDRARPYRVKGGKVRIFLTALIPFALLCMTLFFTFFDQQPDGSLAVNLPIVIGVAIAVAVGEIVAWHSISKYRKKQAAAKSAQPVE
- the mscL gene encoding large conductance mechanosensitive channel protein MscL, whose protein sequence is MEKKKKGKGLLQEFKEFISRGSVMDLAVGVIIGGAFTAIVNALVENILNPIIGLVTGGMMDFSNLKIPLSADPAGAAIQIGAFINAVINFLIIALVIFLLIKGLNSLNRKPEPEPEKAPRLCPYCKGEIADDATRCPHCTSVLPEDVCIDEAVEEGKKAYGRKVGENS
- a CDS encoding autoinducer 2 ABC transporter substrate-binding protein yields the protein MKKIVIAVLAVVMVFSLFACSSPAPAASESAAPSESAAASESATPAASESAAASESASAAPASDQIVPGDHASLKELKTDYTIVTIPKATGLAWFQRMDEGVKQFAADTGVDAYQNGPAEADAAQQAQYVEEAIAAGVDAICVVPNDPTSLEEVLKRAKDAGIVVISHEAAGMTNVDWDIEAFDNVAYGEHFMMKLAELMGEKGEYAMMVGYLTSASHNTWVDSSIAYQEQNYPDMKLAMDKIESAEDQEQAYNKTKEALTANANITGFQGSSMADPAGIARAVDEMGMTGKVHIVGTSLVSVSGKYVRDGVIDMISFWDPAAAGYAMNELALRILNGEEIGAGTALTVQGYEKLALDSANDKTLLAQAWIDVDKSNVDDPLYNF
- a CDS encoding ABC transporter ATP-binding protein, whose protein sequence is MLTIKHFTKSYKGGKKAVDDLSLTVEDGDIYGFIGHNGAGKTTTIKAVVGILDFDGGQIEIDGMSIKEQPVECKRITAYIPDNPDLYDSLTGIQYLNFIGDIFAIPKAEREALVKQYADLFEITVSLGDLISSYSHGMKQKLALISALIHKPKLLVLDEPFVGLDPKAAHTVKQIMREMCENGSAIFFSTHVLEVAEKLCNKIAIIKNGKLLRAGTIEEVKGDESLEDVFLELIDE
- a CDS encoding sugar ABC transporter ATP-binding protein — encoded protein: MSEVFLKVTGIKKSFGGVKALKGVDLTINKGEVRCLAGENGCGKSTLIKVISGAHDADEGEIYIDGKTFKSLTPMEAIKMGIQVIYQDFSVFPNMTVAENIALNSELNSGKKIVNWKDVRSIAKQAMEKIGAKIPLDVLVERLSVANRQMVAICRALLNDAKLVIMDEPTTALTAKEVAKLFEIIKMLQSQGIAVLIVNHKLDEVYDIAQTLTILRNGENVADGPINEFDRARFVKAMTGREIEDVFYRPQQKERKILEVRDLERTGEFSDVSFTLCEGDVLGITGLLGSGRGEIGEALFGMAPPTGGKIFLDGKEIKIKSVADAMKNNIGYVPEDRLTEGLFLEIPIGTNTVAASIKNYLKGGRIDYKGMKESMWEWIKKLSIAAPSPQPPIKTLSGGNQQKVVLAKWLNTSPKLLILNGPTVGVDIGSKSDIHKILHSLVEDGVGVIIISDDLPELIQNCNKIVIMRGGKLAASMDAEDLDETKLAALLSEQA